The DNA sequence CAACCTCAATTTTTTGAATGCTGGTAAGCAGTGAGTGAAACGTTCAATATCCAATGAAGTGGTAGTGATTTGAATCAAGTCCTTGTAAGGTCCAACATCCCTTGCAGTGCAATCTAAATCTGAAGAAGTTCCATAAGGATCATAATAAGAAGCATTGCCATTTGAATGGAATGAAGGTGTCTTGCAGCTGAATGAGGTCTTTGAAATGAACCCTGTAGATTTCATACATGAAAGAGTAATGAGTCTTGGCACAGTTTCAGATTCTTCTATTCTGTTTCTGTCCAATGATGATGCCCGGTTCAATTCAAGAAAAATTCCTATGAGACATTTCACAAGTTCTTCTGACAATTCATTTGGTTTCTCAATGGATGTTTGTATTTGTATAGGATACTGTCTTGGAATCTTTTGAGTGCTCCTTCTTGCTGCTTCATATTCTGTTTACAGCACCACCATATCCCAAACAATATGGTcagaaatttgataaaaaaaaaaagtaaagataaTATAACAAATTTTGGCCTATAAAGTCTTACATCAAtactaaagataattaaaaaaaaaaaaacatgaattttgcttctagaaaaataaattttatgcaTTAGAAGATTATAAATGTTGAGGTGCTTTGCACAACCACAAGTTTAACATTATTTTTAGCCACTTGTAAAgtaaactttatttaaaaaaatttatttaaacgtACCTAAGAATGACATGTTAGATTTGTGTCTACACAAGAATTGTGCGACttttttaaatgattatataaCCCTAAACTTTAATGATTTTTAATTTCGATTATCCATGTATAAGTTTAATCCTCTCCATATCCCCATACATACATGCAAATTAAAGAGGTCATTAgttgtgattttttattatttttttttttaccatttgACCTTCTTGGCATGGAAAGTAGGCTATGTATATCCCATGATGAACTTAGAGAGGCTCTTGATTTTCTCCCTTTGGTGAAGACTTCATAATTATGTGAACTGCATCTATGCTCAGTAATCATTGGTTCATATTCTGATGACCCTTGGAACTGcttcttatatattttattattaagcttCCTTCTATGTTGCATTGTTTCCAATTCTCTCTCTTGGTACAATCTTAGTTTTAGTTCCTTAACTTTTCTTTCAAGCAAAACTATCTCCTCCTCAACCATTGCCAATTCTTCAAGAAGCTCATGAACCTGCATATAGTATTtgttttctctccaaaataaatctttaaaaaaataaattaaaacaatatttctattaattagtgtacattaattaatatatattgattttttttaattacctGAGGTGGAAAAACAGAGGGAATGAGTGGAAGAGAGAAAACAGGTCCTTGAAGAGCACAACGCAAGACCCTATTCATTGCTTGTTCTCCCTTCAACTGAGCTTGCAATATCACAACCTAGAAGGGTGTGAATGtaattatcaattaattgatcaaagaaaaagaaaaaaaatgttcaaATGAATTTCaatctttgttttttatttgttcctttctttttcatgcattttattaAAAGGTTTTACTAAGGATACTAGTTAATTAACAAATTTTCCCTTGCTAGAATTCTTAATCACTTTGGTTAGCGAAATccttttattaataacaaataaAGAGATGCTACATATTGAAGAACTTGCTAACCTCTTTCTCAAGCTCTTTTCTTTTCTGGGGCTCTTGGCTTTTCTCCATTAGATAGTCTTCGAATTTCATTTGCTAACATCAATAAAGGGGGAAAAAAAGTCAACGCAGATAGCTTTGACTTTTACTTTAGGTGGGTATTCTTTGGTGTAATGTTGGTCACTATCAAGAAGCTTTTATATAAATGAAATGGGTGCTAAGTGATTTATATCATTTCTTTAGTTGTTGCCATTAAAGTATTGGTTGTTAGGTATAAAATTGGAGAGGATATACTTGCTTCAAAGtggttgaaaaattaaataaataaaaaagagagaaagaaaattaaaaagattgttCGGTGGATTGGGACAGTTGGGAATAATAACAAGCATATTAGGGTTTAAGATTTTGCATTGCATGGCAATCCCATGAACACTTTTTGCAATTCAAAGTTGGAGGTAGTGACATGATAGCCATGAATGAAGTGGTGGTGGTGATATGAACATGAAATCCATTAATGTAAGAGCCagttttgaataaataaaatattcaaatatattaaGCGCTATCTGTGGGGATCGAACCCACGACCACGTGGTTAAAAGCCACGCGCTCTACCGCTGAGCTAAGACGGCTTGTGCTTTTAAATTTGCATAGTACTTAATATAATTAAGTTATGATAATTAATTTGGAAAAAGGAAAACAGCTATTACATATGTTTTCATTTTAACATGCTTTTTTCAgtattttattaagaaaaaaataaaaacacaaactaaATGCACCATAATATTTTTAATTCCCTACTAACGAACTTTCTTGAATTGTGATAATTGGacaaaaaaattacataatttcATTTATTAGAGAAAAATATTTGTTTATCCATACAAACTTTAGTAAAACTCAtttgtttcatttctttttatgcgaatatttattctttttcttaaaaTATGTGCTTTTAAACAACTTTGAcaattgttttaaaaataaaggaatatataataatatattaaggtTTGTCGCTAATTGAGGGGGTTTTGAATAGGTAGTTGAAAATAATACCAAAGAAACGAAATGACAAATgacaagaataaattaattagagAAATGATACATATACAAACAGTTTAATCTATCTATCATGTCCGTGCTTGtcaaaaagaatgaaaacaacATGGTATTAGAAAGTGAACGATCTTATATTATTACATAAATAACCATTCTAGAATTAAGAACATCTAAGTTAGGAACTTTTTAAGCCTTGCTACTTGCTAGTAGGaactttctttccatcctccaatATCTTCACCAATAAATTTCTCTTCCACCTATGCCAAAAgatcatcaaaaaaaaaaaaaagtcaagctaataagaaaataccATCAATTCCATtaccataaaataataaaaataactaatatcgtTACACATgcttttaaatttgattatttcaAGTGAATTTGAGGTTTAATTTACCTTTGGGGTAAAAGTTATGGCAACATCAACTTCACCACAATATGAGTTGTTTTCATCAATTACTCTATACTTGAGAGCTTGTAGCTTAGCACCTCCATTCTCTATCCCTTGGGCCAATAAATCTTTAACATAGATTCTGCATAGAGTaacaaatttttcttttaaataatgaataatatagcATAAGTAGGGTTTTTCTAATGTAAAATTTTTTCACACAAACATAAAAAGTTTAGAATATCACGTCATCTTTTCTTAATAGTTAAAGATTCACAAACTACACTTAAAAAAGTCAGGTTAGTAGAAATTGTCAAAACAAACATAATattggtttaattactttgttgttccttatagttttgcaaaatttttaattaaatttctgtatttttttttaattaagtccttgcactaaaattaaaaaaaaaaaattgtgcaagaacccaattaaaaggaaaaaatataggaacctaattgaaaattttacgaaactataaggaccaataaaataattaaacctattttaaaTATAGGTATATATAGACCACAATAAACACAATTAAGATAAAAACACCCTCCCAAAGcaagaaattaatataattaactccTAAAACAACTTAGTCAAACCTGAAAATAGTTATTTGTGAGCCTTATCATGATGCTATTTTGTTGTATCGAATAAGAAGTATTTGACAAACTTACCGCTAATTAACTACAAAAATATAACTGAATAACAATGTAAAAATTGATACACAAGAAATAAAGCCATAGAAATGATAGTTTTCCAATTAAGTGATAGAAATATTACATGGCTTGGCCAAGAGAATCATCCTTAGAAAAAGTGTCCTTGTCCATGATTTTGAGAATGAGCTTGTATTGATCTCCAGATCCAGTTGGGTACTCTGCTCTGAACATAAATTTCTCATTCCATGTTGGATTTCTTCCTTGCCCTGTTCCAAACAAACCATTATTAGAAATTGCACATAGAATTATAATACATTCATATCATAAAATTAGAATATACTTTCATTATTTGAAATAGCAATTGTTTAAGATTTTTAGGCATGAAGTTAAAATGAACTTGAATATGCCATCTAACTAACCATTAGCAACTGTGCTCCTTTGCTCTTGTCCTTTGTATTGTATCACAACATATGGATCTATTTTGCCTATTAAAcacacaaaataaatttaaagaactTGTTAGAATGTTTATTAACATAGTTAGAATTTCACAACTTGAACATAGTCAGAATGTTTATTAAATAATACCATCCATTTGAGTATTAAAAGGGAAAGAATTAGCACAAAAAAGAAATTAGGAACACTACATTAACATGTGAGGTATatataatttggttaaaaacaacCAATTAAGTCCCTAAGTAGAACAATTGATCATATTCCAATTATCTATATATAAGGAATAGAGATGAAGAACACACAGAAGCAATTAAAGCAGATATATTGAAGCAATTAAAGTAGGAAAATAAAGGAACTAGCAATCAATCATATACCAAAAAAATCAGTGACTTTGAGGTCATTTGCTTTGAGAAGCTGCACCTCCATGAACCCAATTGCCATGACCTTCAAAGTACAAATTCTTCAATCTATTTGTGTCTCTCTTTCTGAAGATTCTAATTCAGCAAGTGTCTATGTCAAGATGGAGTTGTAACTTGTTTAATTGGTTTATATAAATGTCTCAACAAGCTAAGAGAATATAATATATTGTATATTAATAAATGAATTTTACAAA is a window from the Arachis hypogaea cultivar Tifrunner chromosome 17, arahy.Tifrunner.gnm2.J5K5, whole genome shotgun sequence genome containing:
- the LOC112767368 gene encoding uncharacterized protein isoform X4 → MKFEDYLMEKSQEPQKRKELEKEVVILQAQLKGEQAMNRVLRCALQGPVFSLPLIPSVFPPQVHELLEELAMVEEEIVLLERKVKELKLRLYQERELETMQHRRKLNNKIYKKQFQGSSEYEPMITEHRCSSHNYEVFTKGRKSRASLSSSWDIHSLLSMPRRSNEYEAARRSTQKIPRQYPIQIQTSIEKPNELSEELVKCLIGIFLELNRASSLDRNRIEESETVPRLITLSYLDCTARDVGPYKDLIQITTTSLDIERFTHCLPAFKKLRTLMHKLCDVDLSFLTYKQKLAFWINIYNACIMNAFLDHGLPSTNDKLLSLMNKAAMNVSGIVLNALAIEHFILRHPYESKQGPVDEKEVLLRHAYGLGYPEPNITFALCRGTWSSPALRVYTAEEVVNELGRAKVEYLEAAVGITSKRKIIVPKLLQWHMEDFADDMESLIEWIYSQLPRSGSLKRAMMECLIRETKYPISKMVEVQSYESQFRYLLPI
- the LOC112767368 gene encoding uncharacterized protein isoform X2; this encodes MKFEDYLMEKSQEPQKRKELEKEVVILQAQLKGEQAMNRVLRCALQGPVFSLPLIPSVFPPQVHELLEELAMVEEEIVLLERKVKELKLRLYQERELETMQHRRKLNNKIYKKQFQGSSEYEPMITEHRCSSHNYEVFTKGRKSRASLSSSWDIHSLLSMPRRSNEYEAARRSTQKIPRQYPIQIQTSIEKPNELSEELVKCLIGIFLELNRASSLDRNRIEESETVPRLITLSCMKSTGFISKTSFSCKTPSFHSNGNASYYDPYGTSSDLDCTARDVGPYKDLIQITTTSLDIERFTHCLPAFKKLRTLMHKLCDVDLSFLTYKQKLAFWINIYNACIMNAFLDHGLPSTNDKLLSLMNKAAMNVSGIVLNALAIEHFILRHPYESKQGPVDEKEVLLRHAYGLGYPEPNITFALCRGTWSSPALRVYTAEEVVNELGRAKVEYLEAAVGITSKRKIIVPKLLQWHMEDFADDMESLIEWIYSQLPRSGSLKRAMMECLIRETKYPISKMVEVQSYESQFRYLLPI
- the LOC112767368 gene encoding uncharacterized protein isoform X3, which gives rise to MKFEDYLMEKSQEPQKRKELEKEVVILQAQLKGEQAMNRVLRCALQGPVFSLPLIPSVFPPQVHELLEELAMVEEEIVLLERKVKELKLRLYQERELETMQHRRKLNNKIYKKQFQGSSEYEPMITEHRCSSHNYEVFTKGRKSRASLSSSWDIHSLLSMPRRSNEYEAARRSTQKIPRQYPIQIQTSIEKPNELSEELVKCLIGIFLELNRASSLDRNRIEESETVPRLITLSYLDCTARDVGPYKDLIQITTTSLDIERFTHCLPAFKKLRTLMHKLCDVDLSFLTYKQKLAFWINIYNACIMNAFLDHGLPSTNDKLLSLMNKAAMNVSGIVLNALAIEHFILRHPYESKQQGPVDEKEVLLRHAYGLGYPEPNITFALCRGTWSSPALRVYTAEEVVNELGRAKVEYLEAAVGITSKRKIIVPKLLQWHMEDFADDMESLIEWIYSQLPRSGSLKRAMMECLIRETKYPISKMVEVQSYESQFRYLLPI
- the LOC112767368 gene encoding uncharacterized protein isoform X1, with translation MKFEDYLMEKSQEPQKRKELEKEVVILQAQLKGEQAMNRVLRCALQGPVFSLPLIPSVFPPQVHELLEELAMVEEEIVLLERKVKELKLRLYQERELETMQHRRKLNNKIYKKQFQGSSEYEPMITEHRCSSHNYEVFTKGRKSRASLSSSWDIHSLLSMPRRSNEYEAARRSTQKIPRQYPIQIQTSIEKPNELSEELVKCLIGIFLELNRASSLDRNRIEESETVPRLITLSCMKSTGFISKTSFSCKTPSFHSNGNASYYDPYGTSSDLDCTARDVGPYKDLIQITTTSLDIERFTHCLPAFKKLRTLMHKLCDVDLSFLTYKQKLAFWINIYNACIMNAFLDHGLPSTNDKLLSLMNKAAMNVSGIVLNALAIEHFILRHPYESKQQGPVDEKEVLLRHAYGLGYPEPNITFALCRGTWSSPALRVYTAEEVVNELGRAKVEYLEAAVGITSKRKIIVPKLLQWHMEDFADDMESLIEWIYSQLPRSGSLKRAMMECLIRETKYPISKMVEVQSYESQFRYLLPI
- the LOC112765253 gene encoding 16 kDa phloem protein 1 is translated as MAIGFMEVQLLKANDLKVTDFFGKIDPYVVIQYKGQEQRSTVANGQGRNPTWNEKFMFRAEYPTGSGDQYKLILKIMDKDTFSKDDSLGQAIIYVKDLLAQGIENGGAKLQALKYRVIDENNSYCGEVDVAITFTPKVEEKFIGEDIGGWKESSY